The segment GCTTGGTTGAGGCAATCGGCGCGGTCATGACAATTCGCTGTATTACCCCGATTATGGCAGCAGAGGATGCGAGTTTGTTCGGACAGTGGCCGCAGAACGCAATACCGTGTGCCGGGCGTTGCCGAGAATATTGACAATCGCGCATTGAATATCCGACTATCGGCGTGTTCGATCAGGTGTTGGTCGGTGCGGGGGTCGATCGAGAGTTTGTTGCAGCTGCGGTGCAGAAGGATCGCAGAAGGATTGCAGAACGAAGTAAAGGAACCGGTAGTGGAGTCGACCCGCGGGAAGTCTGCGATCATCGACATCGTCGGGCGGGCGGGCTTGGATCGGTGCGGTGCTTTAGCTGCCGCCGTTGTTTGTCCGGCCATGAGCATCGACTCCGCAAATTCCGAGTCCAGGATTCGATCGCACGTCGGCCGCCTGTCGCGGTCGGCGAACATGACAGGGGAGCTCTCGTGACAGCTCAGGACATTGTCGGTGCCGACTCCGGTGATTCCGACGATCACGGCATCGCGGTGGATGTGCGTGTTCGGGTGCATGCCGGCACCGATGACGAGGCGGCCGGACTCATCGTCGACGACTTCGGCGACAGCGCAGGCTATTCCGTGGACATCGGCGACAACCACATCGCCGATCCGGCTCGCCGCTGGGCGGTGCTGCTCGACACCGGATCGTTGACCTTCGTCAACAGCGACGCACTGACCCCGGAGTAACGCGGGTTCAGCTCCCGCCGGGCAGTCCGTCCAGCAGTTCGTCGAGGAAGCCGCCGGCCTCGCGACCCGCCCGTGCGGTGTCCCGCGCGGCGATCGCCTCGATCAGCCCTCGGTGCCGGGCGAATTCGGCGATGGGCTGCACGGCTTTGGTGGTGATGACGCTGGCCGACACCACCTCGGTCAGACCCCGGTAGAGCGCGGTGAGCACCGCATTGTGCGAACTCCTGACCACCGCGAAGTGCAGTGCGGCATCGGCCCTGGCGAAGTCGTCGCCGCCTTCTGCGCGCAACGCCTCGCTGCGATCCAGTAACGTCCACAGCTCGTCGAGGTCGTCGGCTGTCCGAGCGGTCGCGGCCAGTCGGGCGCCTTCGACCTCCAGGCATCGCCGGACCTGGAGCACATCGCGGAACTCGGTGCCGCACAACCGCTGAAGCGCGCCCGAGACCTCGCTGGTGGCTCGGACGTAGGTGCCGTCGCCCTGGCGGACTTCGAGGATGCCGCTGTGTGCGAGTGCCCGCACCGCCTCGCGCACGGTGTTGCGGCCGACCCCCAGCGTCTCGGCAAGTGCGGGTTCGGTCGGGATTCTGGTGTCGACCGGCCATTCGCCGGTGCTTACCGAGGAACGCAGCTGTTCGATCACCTGGTCGACCAACCCGGTGCGACGCGTAGTGGCCAACGGCACAGAAACCCCTTTCATCCAATCATCGGATGTATGGCAGGGTAGTCCAGGTGATTGGAAGTCGCCACACGAGCGCGCTCGACGACCGTGCGTCCGAACTCGACGGATCGGCACTCGACCGATCGGTGAAGGCGCGACCTTCCACGACGGCGGCCGGGGGTGCGCTGCTGGTCGTGGCGGTCGTCCTCACCGCGTTGAATCTGCGGCCCGCGATCACCAGCGTCGGGCCGTTGCTCGCGGATATGCGCGGTGATCTGGGCGCCTCGGCGCTGTGGGCCGGAGTGCTGACCACCTTGCCCGGGTTGTGCTTTGCCGCGGCGGGCCTCACGGCGCCGTGGTTGGCTCGTCGTTTCGGCATCGATTCGGCGATCGCGGGCGCGCTGCTGGTGCTCACCACCGGGCTGTTGCTCCGGGTGATCGACGCTCCGCACGTCGTCATCGGTGGGACGCTGGTCGCCACCGCGGGCATCGCGCTGATCAATGTCTTGATCCCGGTGGTCATCAAGAGCTCCTTCCCCGCCCGCATCGGCCTGATGACCGGGATCTACACCGCGGCATTGCAGGGTGGTGGGGCGGCCGGCTCCGCCGTCACACCGGCGCTCGACGAGATGCTCGGCGGCTGGCGGTTCGCGCTGGGCGCTTGGGCCGTGCTGGCGGCCGCGGCCTTGGTCGTCTGGCTGTCGGCGATGCTGCGCAACCGGGCCACCCGCCCGCCGGCTCCCCGGGTCGAGGCCGTCGCCGCGGCGGGGCGCTCCCTGCTGCGCAGCAGGTTGGCCTGGATCATCACCGGGTTCTTCGGTTGCCAGTCGCTACTGGCCTATGTGGTCATGGGCTGGTTGCCGCAGGTGTTCATCGACAATGGCCTCAGCAAGGGCGACGCCGGCCTACTGCTGGGTCTCAACGCCGTCATTGCCGTGCCCATCAGCATCGTGGTGGCCCCACTGGCCTCGCGGCGCCCCAGCCAGAGCGGCTGGATCGTCGGTCTGGGCGTGCTCGGCATCACCGGAGTGGCGGGTCTGGCCATCGCGCCCGCCGCCGCACCCGTGTTGTGGACGGTGTTGCTCGGACTCGGCATGAGCGTGTTCTCGCTCGCGCTGGCCGTCATCGCGCTGCGTGCTCGCAACGCCGCGGACACCGCGCGGTTGTCCGGCATGGTCCAGGGGTTGGGTTATCTGCTGGCCGGTATCGGCCCGTTCGCGTTCGGGCTGCTCCACGAACTCAGCGGCGGCTGGACGGTGCCCTGGATGATGGTGCTGGGGATCTACGTGATCCAGATCGTCCTGGGGGCCCTTGCGGGCCGGCCCAGGTACGTCTGAACGAGTTACAGCGGGAATGTTGCCGGAGCCGGCGGGAGACCCTCGGGCGCCGGCGGCGGCGGTGCCATCGGATCCAGCGGGGGTGGCGGTGCGACGTCCAGCGGAACGGGCGGCTGCGCGCCGGCCGGCGGCGGCAATTCGGCGGGCGGCGGGGGAGCGAAGCCCGGCGGAGGCGGCGGGATCATGCCCTCGGGCGCGGGCTGCCCGGACGGTTCCATCGGCAGGTACATGTGCTTGGTGAACTGAGGTTGGTAGGCACCGCCGCCGCCGATCTTGACACCGCCGCCCTCCCCGGAGGAAACCGGTGTGCCGTCGGGCAGGGTGACCGCCGTGTGGCCCCCGTTCCAGCCGATGACGAGCGCGCCGGGCTGGGTGCCGTACTTGAAGCCGCGGGCCAGCAGGGCGCTCTCCTGGTTGCCGGTGTTGAACCGGTCACCGAACACCGGACGGTTCGTCGCGGCGTTGCTGACCCAGGATGCCAGGCCTGAGCAATCGGTGCCGGCAGGGGTGTCCCCGCCGGAGATGTATGGCGTCCCTGACACCTGGCTCACCAACGCCAGAAGTGAAGCTACAGCAAACATGCGGACGGACGTTAACAGAGGCGTTTGTAAGCGGGCAAAATTCTGTGACCCCCTTCACATCTCGGCAAAGTGCCAGCGCAACTCACAAAACAGCGAGTGAACGGCCTTGCGCGGGGCCCAGATTCGAAGGGCTACGTGCATTGATCTTGAGTTCTCGCAAAGTCAATGCGGGGCGAAGTCGAAACATGGCGGAGCGAAACGTGTTGTGCCGGTCAATCATTCAAAAGTGTTGCGGCACAGATGCTTACCAGACCCAGACGGACATGTCGTCGGGTGGGTAGTTCATGCAGACCGCGGTGGAGTGAGCGACGACGCCCTTGTTGTTGAAGAAGATCTTGGCCCAGTTGGGCCAGTTCCAGGCCAGCTGTTCGTAGAAGGCGTTGGTGGCGGTGTCTTCGGAGTATTGGCGCCGCCCGGCGTAGTCCATGGAGAAGAACCAGTGGATGCGGTCCTGCACGGCGCGGTGCACCTCGGGGGACTTGTTGTTGTAGTCGATCATGTAGCGCTCGTAGTAGACCGGGTCGGTGTCGCGGGTGGCGGCCAGGATCTGCTCGGCGGTGCACGGGGTGTGCAGGATCTTGCGCGGGATGGGGTAGTCCTCGGTGGCATCGGCGCCGGCGACCGGGGCCAGGGTGAGTGCGGCGGCGGCCGCGAGTCCGGCCAGTGTGAGCTTTTTCATGGGTGCTCCTTCTACTGAGTGAGCAGGACGCGTTTGTCGGGGCAGTAGTAGTTCATTGCCGCGCCGAGGAATTGGTAGGCCTGTTCGGTGCTGGAGCCGCGCAGCAGCTGATCGGAGACGAACTTCGCCGAGTCCTGGGCGGTGACGTCGACGCCGCGGTCCAGGCGTTTGCAGGCGATCTTGCCGATCCAGGCGTTGAAGTCCTTCTGCCCGTAGATCCCGTAGGTGTGCAGCTCCCTGGCGAAATCACTGTCCGGATCGGCCTGCGCCGGCGCTGCCAACAGGATCGCCGCGGCGGCGGTGAACATCGCTGCCCATGGGGTTTTCAACATCATCGTCAACTCGTCTCCTGCCCAGAGTGTCCGGCCGGGACCGGTTCCGGCTTGGGCCACGGCACCGGCACCGGTCGTTTGCGCACCGTGGTCGGCCACCAGAACCATTTACCCAACAGCGCCGCGATGGACGGTGTCATGAACGCCCGGATCACCAACGTGTCGAACAGCAGACCCAGACCGATCGTGGTGCCCACCTGTCCGATCACCGTCAACTCACTGACCGCCATCGACATCATCGTGAACGCGAACACCAGACCCGCCGAGGTCACCACCGAACCGGTGCCGCCCATCGCACGGATGATGCCGGTGTTCACGCCGGCGTGTATCTCTTCTTTCAGTCGCGCGACCAGCAGCAGGTTGTAGTCCGCGCCGACGGCCAGCAGCACGATCACCGCCATCGCCAACACCATCCAGTGCAGCGGGATCCCGATGATGTGCTGCCAGATGAGCACGGACAGACCGAACGCCGAACCGAGCGAGATCGTGACCGTGCCGACGATGACCGCGGCCGCCACCACGCTTCGGGTGATGATCAGCATGATGATGAAAATCAGCCCGATGGAGGCGATTCCGGCGATGATGAGATCCCACTTGGATCCCTCGGCCATGTCCTTGAACACCGAGGCCGTGCCGGCGAGGTACACCCGGGAACCTTCCAGCGGGGTGCCCTTGATGGCTTCCTTGGCGGCCTGCTTGATCGCCTCGATGTGTGCGATACCCTCCGGACTCATCGGGTCGCCCTCGTGGCTGATGATGAATCGGACGGCGTGCCCGTTGGGGGACAGAAAGTTCTTCATCCCGCGCTTGAAGTCTTCGTTCTCGAAGGTCTCCGGCGGCAGGTAGAAGGAATCGTCGTTCTGCGCGGCGTCGAAGGCCTCACCCATGGCCGACGAGTTGTCCTGCATCGCCGACATCTGATCCTGGATGCCCTTCTGGGTCTGATACATGGTCAGCATGTAGGTCTTCATATTCTTCATCGTCGCGATCATCGACGGCATCAACGCGACCATCTGCGGCATCAACGCGTTGAGCCGCTCCATGTCCGGAATGATCGCCTGGATGTCATCGGTCATGACGTCGATACCGTCGAGGGTGTCGAAGATGGAGCGCAGCGCCCAGCAGCCGGGAATGTTGAAACAGTGCGGTTCCCAGTAGAAATAGTTGCGGATCGGCCGGAAGAAATCGTCGAAATTGCTGATGTTGTCCCGCAATTCGGCGATATCGAGCGTCATCGCCTTCATCTTGGTGACCATGGAATTCGTCACCGCGGCCATCTGCACGGTGATGGCGCTCATCTTTTCCATGTTGGTGATGGTCGACTGCATGTCGTCGGCCTGCTTGAGCATGTCGGCCATCATGTCCTGCTGGTACTTCTCGTTCATTTTCTGCGTGGTGCCCTGCATGCTGATCTGGAACGGGATCGAGGTGTGCTCGATCGGGGTCCCCTGCGGACGCGTGATCGCCTGGACCCGGCCGACTCCGGGCACCCGGAAGACCGACTTGGCGATCTTGTCGATCACCAGGAAGTCCGCGGAGTTGCGCAGATCGTGATCGCTCTCGATCAGCAGCAGTTCCGGGTTCATCCGGGCCTGGGAGAAATGCCGGTCCGCGGCGGCGTACCCGACGTTCGCGGGCAGGTCCTGCGGGAGATATTTGCGGTCGTTGTAGTTGGTCTGGTAGCCGGGCAATGCCAGCAGCCCGATCATCGACAGCGCAATGGTCGCCACCAGGACCGGTCCTGGCCAGCGCACGATGACGGCACCGATCTTGCGCCAACCGCGGGTCCGCATGGTGCGCTTGGGTTCCAGCGTTTTGCCGAATCTGCTGGCGACCGAGATGACTGCGGGCCCCAACGTGAGGGCGGCGAGCACGGCGACCACCATGCCGATGGACAGCGGGATACCCAGCGACACGAAGTACGGCAGCTTGGTGAAGTGCAGGCAGAACGTGGCGCCGGCGATGGTCAGGCCCGAGCCGAGTACGACGTGCGCGGTGCCGTGGAACATGGTGTAGTACGCGGATTCCCGGTCTTCACCGTCGCCGCGTGCCTCTTGATATCGGCCTATCAGGAAGATCGCGTAGTCGGTGGAGGCGGCGATGGCCAGGGTCACCAGCAGGTTCACCGCGAACATCGAGAGACCGATGATTTCGTGATAGCCCAGGAAGGCCACCACGCCGCGGGTGATGCCGAGTTCGACGACGACCATCGCCAACACCAGCACCGTGGTGACCAGGGATCGGTAGATGATCAGCAGCATCACGATGATGACGGTGAAGGTCAGCATCTCGATCACCTGGACACTGCGATCGCTGGCGATGTGCTGGTCGGCGGCCAGCGCCGAGGGACCGGTCACATATGCCCGCACGCCGGGTGGCGGAGTGAGCCCGCCGACGATCTCCTGAGCCGCTTCCACCGACTCGTTGGCCAGCGCCTCGCCCTGGTTACCCGCGAGATACACCTGGACGTAGGCGGCTTTGCCGTCGGCGCTCTGCGCCCCGGATGCGGTCAGCGGGTCGCCCCAGAAATCCTGGACGTGTTCGACGTGTTTGGTATCGGCTTCCAGCTTGTCGATCATGTCGTCGTAGAACGCGTGCGCCGCCTCGCCCAGCGGTTCGTCGCCCTCGAGCACGATCATGGCCGAACTGTCGGACTTGAATTCCTCGAAGACCGAACCCACCCGCTTCATGGCGATCATCGAGGGCGCGCTCTCCGGGCTCATCGACACGGCGCGCATCTGCCCGACCTCTTCGAGCTGCGGGACGACGGTGTTCAGGATCACCAGCAGGGCGATCCAGCCCAGGATGATCGGTACGGCGAGCGTGCGGATGGTGCGGGGGATGAGCCCGCGGTGCTGGGGTTCGGCGACCGGGATGGCGTCGGTGCGCGGCTCGCTGCGCTCGCTCATGCGCTCTTGACCAGGCAGTAGGTGTGGGCGCCGACGCCGTTGACGGTGCGTTCGTCCTTCACCTCGTCATCGACGGTGATCCGGCACGACAACGTGCTGCCATCACCTTGACCCGAGATGGTCGGGAACACCGAGGGCGCGGTGGTGCTCAGCGTGATCTCCCACGGCAGGGTCACATTGTCGGCGCGCACCGGACGGGCATCGAGATCCATGTAGTTGACGTTGGCCGTGGCGCCGGGCTCACCCCACACCTCGTACTTGACGACCTTCGGGTCGAACGGCTCGGTGTCATCGGAGGCGCTGTTCTCCGTCGAGATGTACCCGGGACCGGTTCCGAAGAACGTCCGCACCCGCATCACGGTGAACGTCGCGACCAGCACCACCGCCACGATGACCAGAGGGATCCACGCGCGTTTCAGAATCGTCGCCATCGAGAATCGAGTTCCCCCGCTGCCTGTTCTCACCCCGTCGTGACCTGCCGGGCGCCGTTGAAGACCGGTCGAGGCCGGCGTGGTCGAAAACCCTCACCTTCGCCAGAGATTAGCTTAGGTAAGTGAGAGCTTAGCCCCTATAACAGAGTTACGTCTCGTCGATATCGCGTCCGCGCCGAGCAAACGCCCGCTGCGCTCCCGACCTGCGATGACTGTGACGCTACCCACGGAATTCCGGTTTGCGCCGATCCCGGCCTACCCTGGCTTGACATGGGGTTGAAACTGCCGATGATCACCGCAGCCGGGCTCGCTGTCGCCGGATTGATCGCCGCCGGACCCGCGGTGGCCGAGCCCGCCGAGCCGGCACCCCCGGCGCCGCCGGCGAGTGCGGAGCCCGCCGCTCCGGCGGCCCCGCGCAACGTCATCGACAAGGACGGCACCTACCGGGTGGGCAGCGATATCGTGCCCGGCGTGTACGCCTCGGCCGGGCCGTTCCCCGACGGCACCTGCTCGTGGCGGCGGATGGCACCGGTCGTCACCGAAGGCGAACCCGGCGAAACGCTGGATCGGGCATTCACCAAACAACCCCAGATCGTGGAGATCAAGCCCGACGACGGCGCATTCAAGACCACCGGGTGCCAGCCGTGGACACTGACCAACCAGCCGCCGCCCCCGCCCGGCATGTCCCCGGTGATGGCCGCGCTGCAGTGGAAGCTCTATATGGACACGCTGAACCGCAACGCTGCCCAGTACGAGGCGAACCCGCCCCAGCCTGCACCCGCGCCGCCTTCCGCGCCCGGATCGTGACTCCCAGCAACCACCCGGTCTCGGGCTCACGCAGCCACGCCGCTGGCGCTGTTATTCTTCGATGGCTGCCGGCTGTCTGGACGTAGGGGAGCGGTCCGCCCGGTCAGCGCGTAAGCGCAAGTAAAAACCGGAACCCGGAAAGAGTGTCGTGCGCAGCGGAGAAATCAAGGCCCTCACCGGTCTTCGTCTCTTCGCCGCCGTGTGGGTGGTGTTCTTCCACTTCCGCCCTCTGCTGGAGCAGGCGGCACCCGACGTCAGCTCCGCGCTGGCACCCGTGCTCAACAGCGGAGCCCAGGGCGTCGACCTCTTCTTCATCCTCAGTGGCTTCGTCCTGGCCTGGAATTATCTGGACCGGATGGGGCCGTCCTGGTCCACCCGCGACACCGTGCA is part of the Mycobacterium adipatum genome and harbors:
- a CDS encoding FadR/GntR family transcriptional regulator: MPLATTRRTGLVDQVIEQLRSSVSTGEWPVDTRIPTEPALAETLGVGRNTVREAVRALAHSGILEVRQGDGTYVRATSEVSGALQRLCGTEFRDVLQVRRCLEVEGARLAATARTADDLDELWTLLDRSEALRAEGGDDFARADAALHFAVVRSSHNAVLTALYRGLTEVVSASVITTKAVQPIAEFARHRGLIEAIAARDTARAGREAGGFLDELLDGLPGGS
- a CDS encoding MFS transporter — its product is MYGRVVQVIGSRHTSALDDRASELDGSALDRSVKARPSTTAAGGALLVVAVVLTALNLRPAITSVGPLLADMRGDLGASALWAGVLTTLPGLCFAAAGLTAPWLARRFGIDSAIAGALLVLTTGLLLRVIDAPHVVIGGTLVATAGIALINVLIPVVIKSSFPARIGLMTGIYTAALQGGGAAGSAVTPALDEMLGGWRFALGAWAVLAAAALVVWLSAMLRNRATRPPAPRVEAVAAAGRSLLRSRLAWIITGFFGCQSLLAYVVMGWLPQVFIDNGLSKGDAGLLLGLNAVIAVPISIVVAPLASRRPSQSGWIVGLGVLGITGVAGLAIAPAAAPVLWTVLLGLGMSVFSLALAVIALRARNAADTARLSGMVQGLGYLLAGIGPFAFGLLHELSGGWTVPWMMVLGIYVIQIVLGALAGRPRYV
- a CDS encoding glycoside hydrolase: MFAVASLLALVSQVSGTPYISGGDTPAGTDCSGLASWVSNAATNRPVFGDRFNTGNQESALLARGFKYGTQPGALVIGWNGGHTAVTLPDGTPVSSGEGGGVKIGGGGAYQPQFTKHMYLPMEPSGQPAPEGMIPPPPPGFAPPPPAELPPPAGAQPPVPLDVAPPPPLDPMAPPPPAPEGLPPAPATFPL
- a CDS encoding DUF5078 domain-containing protein is translated as MKKLTLAGLAAAAALTLAPVAGADATEDYPIPRKILHTPCTAEQILAATRDTDPVYYERYMIDYNNKSPEVHRAVQDRIHWFFSMDYAGRRQYSEDTATNAFYEQLAWNWPNWAKIFFNNKGVVAHSTAVCMNYPPDDMSVWVW
- a CDS encoding DUF732 domain-containing protein is translated as MMLKTPWAAMFTAAAAILLAAPAQADPDSDFARELHTYGIYGQKDFNAWIGKIACKRLDRGVDVTAQDSAKFVSDQLLRGSSTEQAYQFLGAAMNYYCPDKRVLLTQ
- a CDS encoding RND family transporter yields the protein MSERSEPRTDAIPVAEPQHRGLIPRTIRTLAVPIILGWIALLVILNTVVPQLEEVGQMRAVSMSPESAPSMIAMKRVGSVFEEFKSDSSAMIVLEGDEPLGEAAHAFYDDMIDKLEADTKHVEHVQDFWGDPLTASGAQSADGKAAYVQVYLAGNQGEALANESVEAAQEIVGGLTPPPGVRAYVTGPSALAADQHIASDRSVQVIEMLTFTVIIVMLLIIYRSLVTTVLVLAMVVVELGITRGVVAFLGYHEIIGLSMFAVNLLVTLAIAASTDYAIFLIGRYQEARGDGEDRESAYYTMFHGTAHVVLGSGLTIAGATFCLHFTKLPYFVSLGIPLSIGMVVAVLAALTLGPAVISVASRFGKTLEPKRTMRTRGWRKIGAVIVRWPGPVLVATIALSMIGLLALPGYQTNYNDRKYLPQDLPANVGYAAADRHFSQARMNPELLLIESDHDLRNSADFLVIDKIAKSVFRVPGVGRVQAITRPQGTPIEHTSIPFQISMQGTTQKMNEKYQQDMMADMLKQADDMQSTITNMEKMSAITVQMAAVTNSMVTKMKAMTLDIAELRDNISNFDDFFRPIRNYFYWEPHCFNIPGCWALRSIFDTLDGIDVMTDDIQAIIPDMERLNALMPQMVALMPSMIATMKNMKTYMLTMYQTQKGIQDQMSAMQDNSSAMGEAFDAAQNDDSFYLPPETFENEDFKRGMKNFLSPNGHAVRFIISHEGDPMSPEGIAHIEAIKQAAKEAIKGTPLEGSRVYLAGTASVFKDMAEGSKWDLIIAGIASIGLIFIIMLIITRSVVAAAVIVGTVTISLGSAFGLSVLIWQHIIGIPLHWMVLAMAVIVLLAVGADYNLLLVARLKEEIHAGVNTGIIRAMGGTGSVVTSAGLVFAFTMMSMAVSELTVIGQVGTTIGLGLLFDTLVIRAFMTPSIAALLGKWFWWPTTVRKRPVPVPWPKPEPVPAGHSGQETS
- a CDS encoding MmpS family transport accessory protein is translated as MATILKRAWIPLVIVAVVLVATFTVMRVRTFFGTGPGYISTENSASDDTEPFDPKVVKYEVWGEPGATANVNYMDLDARPVRADNVTLPWEITLSTTAPSVFPTISGQGDGSTLSCRITVDDEVKDERTVNGVGAHTYCLVKSA